The following proteins are encoded in a genomic region of Zea mays cultivar B73 chromosome 9, Zm-B73-REFERENCE-NAM-5.0, whole genome shotgun sequence:
- the LOC118473342 gene encoding putative ATP synthase protein YMF19, which yields MPQLDKLTYFSQFFWLCLLLFTFYILFYNNNNGILGISRILKLRNQLLSHRGNKIRSKDPNNLEDISRKGFSTGLSYMYSSLSEVSQWTVDYLGKRREITLISDFGEISGSRGMERQILYLISKSSYNTSSSRITCWKNIMLTHVPHGQGSII from the coding sequence ATGCCTCAACTTGATAAATTGACTTATTTCTCACAATTCTTCTGGTTATGCCTTCTCCTCTTTACTTTTTATATTCTcttttataataataataatggaaTACTTGGAATTAGCAGAATTCTCAAACTACGGAACCAACTGCTTTCGCACCGGGGGAACAAGATCCGGAGCAAGGACCctaataatttggaagatatcTCGAGAAAAGGTTTTAGCACCGGTCTCTCATATATGTACTCCAGTTTATCCGAAGTATCCCAATGGACCGTCGACTATTTGGGAAAAAGGAGGGAAATCACTCTGATCTCAGATTTCGGAGAAATAAGTGGCTCACGAGGAATGGAGAGACAGATTCTCTATTTGATCTCGAAGTCCTCATATAACACTTCTTCCAGTCGGATCACTTGTTGGAAAAACATAATGCTCACACATGTTCCACACGGGCAAGGAAGCATAATCTAA
- the LOC118473343 gene encoding cytochrome c oxidase subunit 2-like, giving the protein MDQSSLLSLLGAELKKMELSSTMIFLLTDRKMLLSSSKPIMIATRGMPGIPLNRESESVEDVHRVLRALPLFREMEGILRERNLNLPSVQEISAFRVNLFSGIRRESAIADYDAFWRSLLEEIHTPQGRSCFGQRIQDLHARMSAEGNWDYLIAQQGRGYFGNLPNLNSPLDQYQFGIHPILDLNIGEYYVSFTNLSLSMLLTLGLVLLLVLPMILRSLECRFLTIALCDAAEPWQLGSQDAATPMMQGIIDLHHDIFFFLILILVFVSRMLVRALWHFNEQTNPIPQRIVHGTTIEIIRTIFPSVIPLFIAIPSFALLYSMDGVLVDPAITIKAIGHQWYRTYEYSDYNSSDEQSLTFDSYTIPEDDPELGQSRLLEVDNRVVVPAKTHLRMIVTPADVPHSWAVPSSGVKCDAVPGRSNLTSISVQREGVYYGQCSEICGTNHAFTPIVVEAVTLKDYADWVSNQLILQTN; this is encoded by the exons ATGGATCAGTCTAGTCTCCTTTCTCTTTTGGGAGCAGAGCTGAAAAAGATGGAATTGTCAAGTACGATGATATTTTTATTAACGGATAGAAAAATGCTATTATCAAGTAGTAAACCCATTATGATTGCAACTCGTGGGATGCCTGGAATCCCACTAAATCGAGAATCGGAATCGGTGGAGGATGTGCATAGGGTACTCCGAGCCCTCCCCTTATTTAGAGAAATGGAAGGTATCTTGCGTGAGAGGAACCTGAATCTCCCGTCAGTACAGGAAATAAGCGCTTTCCGTGTGAATCTATTCTCTGGTATCCGGCGTGAGAGTGCGATTGCGGACTACGACGCTTTTTGGCGCTCCTTACTCGAGGAGATTCACACACCTCAGGGACGTAGTTGTTTTGGTCAGAGAATACAAGATCTGCACGCCCGAATGTCTGCCGAGGGCAACTGGGACTACTTGATTGCCCAACAAGGCAGAGGGTATTTTGGTAACCTACCTAATCTCAACAGCCCGTTGGATCAATATCAATTTGGAATTCACCCAATTCTGGATCTGAATATTGGTGAGTACTATGTCTCATTCACAAATCTATCCTTGTCTATGCTACTCACTCTCGGTTTGGTCCTACTTCTGGTGCTGCCAATGATTCTTCGTTCATTAGAATGTCGATTCCTCACAATCGCTCTTTGTGATGCTGCGGAACCATGGCAATTAGGATCTCAAGACGCAGCAACACCTATGATGCAAGGAATCATTGACTTACATCACGATATCTTTTTCTTCCTCATTCTGATTTTGGTTTTCGTATCACGGATGTTGGTTCGCGCTTTATGGCATTTCAACGAGCAAACTAATCCAATCCCGCAAAGGATTGTTCATGGAACTACTATCGAAATTATTCGGACCATTTTTCCTAGTGTCATTCCATTGTTCATTGCTATACCATCGTTTGCTCTGTTATACTCAATGGACGGGGTATTAGTAGATCCAGCCATTACTATCAAAGCTATTGGACATCAATGGTATCGGA CTTATGAGTATTCGGACTATAACAGTTCCGATGAACAGTCACTCACTTTTGACAGTTATACGATTCCAGAAGATGATCCAGAATTGGGTCAATCACGTTTATTAGAAGTTGACAATAGAGTGGTTGTACCAGCCAAAACTCATCTACGTATGATTGTAACACCCGCTGATGTACCTCATAGTTGGGCTGTACCTTCCTCAGGTGTCAAATGTGATGCTGTACCTGGTCGTTCAAATCTTACCTCCATCTCGGTACAACGAGAAGGAGTTTACTATGGTCAGTGCAGTGAGATTTGTGGAACTAATCATGCCTTTACGCCTATCGTCGTAGAAGCAGTGACTTTGAAAGATTATGCGGATTGGGTATCCAATCAATTAATCCTCCAAACCAACTAA
- the LOC118473344 gene encoding ATP synthase protein MI25-like, with translation MRFSGMDMKGINMLFAAIPSICASSPKKISIYNEEMIVARCFIGFLILSRKSLGKTFKETLDGRIESIQESLQQFFNPNEVILEESNEQQRLLNLRISLRICSTVKVVESLPAARCAPKCEKTVQALLCRNLNVKSATLLNATSSRRIRLQDDIVTGFHFSVSERLVSGSTTLVEASTIEQIREAFLLEPRDLIREGFIVLRKVRVGGIPGKRSCGDGVGL, from the coding sequence ATGAGATTTAGTGGAATGGATATGAAGGGTATAAATATGCTATTTGCTGCTATTCCATCTATTTGTGCATCAAGTCCGAAGAAGATCTCAATCTATAATGAAGAAATGATAGTAGCTCGTTGTTTTATAGGCTTTCTCATATTAAGTCGGAAGAGTTTAGGTAAGACTTTCAAAGAAACTCTCGACGGGAGAATCGAGTCTATTCAGGAATCATTGcagcaattcttcaatcctaacgAAGTCATTCTGGAGGAATCCAATGAACAACAACGATTACTTAATCTACGGATCAGCTTGCGAATTTGCAGCACCGTAAAAGTAGTAGAATCATTACCAGCGGCACGCTGTGCGCCTAAGTGCGAAAAGACAGTGCAAGCTTTGTTATGCCGAAACCTAAATGTCAAGTCAGCAACACTTCTAAATGCCACTTCTTCCCGTCGCATCCGTCTTCAGGACGATATAGTCACAGGTTTTCACTTTTCAGTGAGTGAAAGATTAGTATCCGGGTCTACAACTTTGGTAGAAGCTTCTACCATAGAACAAATTCGAGAGGCCTTCTTATTAGAACCCAGAGACCTAATTCGAGAAGGCTTTATAGTCCTCAGAAAGGTGAGGGTGGGGGGTATCCCCGGGAAGAGATCCTGTGGAGACGGGGTGGGCCTGTAG